Proteins from a genomic interval of Oceanidesulfovibrio indonesiensis:
- a CDS encoding YccF domain-containing protein gives MLRLLLNILWFILGGWAMGLMWWLAGVIMFITIIGIPWGMSCFRIGLLAFWPFGRTVVQRETLGQHDAGTGLVGFVGNVLWFVLAGIWLAIGHLLEAIALAITIIGIPFAFQHLKLARITLAPIGTSIVAVDFLEQVRLKQ, from the coding sequence ATGCTCAGACTTTTACTCAACATTCTTTGGTTCATTCTCGGCGGCTGGGCCATGGGGCTCATGTGGTGGCTCGCCGGCGTCATCATGTTCATCACCATCATCGGCATCCCGTGGGGTATGTCATGCTTTCGAATCGGGCTGCTGGCGTTCTGGCCCTTCGGGCGCACCGTGGTGCAGCGCGAGACACTGGGCCAGCATGACGCGGGCACGGGTCTGGTGGGTTTCGTGGGCAACGTGCTCTGGTTCGTACTCGCCGGAATCTGGCTGGCCATAGGTCATCTGCTGGAAGCCATTGCCCTGGCCATCACCATCATAGGCATTCCCTTTGCCTTCCAGCACCTCAAGCTCGCCAGGATAACCCTGGCGCCCATCGGCACGTCCATAGTGGCTGTGGATTTCCTGGAGCAGGTGCGGCTCAAACAGTGA
- a CDS encoding sensor histidine kinase, whose product MTHDAPSLIESIDTRSLLDAIFYSLPDGIAVFGTNVQNVVYANRAFCEIFGYECEMMLESFKAISILPPSVVSEIRERYPFLDEQPADENPRYYSTTRKDETPLEVRVTETLFSSNGQSHRLITVVDVTENRRLEKSRENAERIIRHDLRDYVVSLGNAAEIMSQLHDDAAASAEMLQTIRTTVMQTMELMESGQQAFLIEEGLYELNPEPVDLHKLIDYAVELLDPMIEQYGVTISSDLPPAYSPVMLLGERSLIIRALSNLLRNAVEAEENGSMVTVSCTRGADSVLIEIHNPSPVAPAVCDRFFEKYVSDKRHGAGLGTYIAKLVVELHGGAISMRTSERSGTTVTMNLPMD is encoded by the coding sequence ATGACACATGACGCACCCAGCCTGATCGAATCCATCGACACCCGCTCGCTCCTCGACGCAATTTTCTACTCCCTCCCGGATGGCATCGCCGTATTCGGCACCAACGTGCAAAACGTCGTGTATGCAAACAGGGCGTTCTGTGAAATATTCGGCTATGAATGCGAAATGATGCTGGAATCCTTCAAAGCCATTTCCATCCTCCCTCCGTCTGTGGTCTCGGAAATTCGTGAACGATACCCGTTTCTGGATGAACAGCCGGCAGACGAAAACCCGAGATACTACTCGACCACGCGAAAGGACGAAACACCTCTGGAGGTGCGAGTCACAGAAACGCTCTTCTCTTCAAACGGGCAGAGCCACCGTTTGATCACCGTAGTCGACGTCACGGAAAATCGCCGCCTCGAAAAAAGCCGGGAGAATGCCGAGCGCATCATCCGCCACGACCTGCGAGACTATGTCGTCAGTCTGGGCAACGCCGCCGAAATCATGTCCCAGCTGCATGACGATGCCGCCGCCTCGGCAGAGATGCTCCAGACCATCCGCACCACAGTGATGCAGACGATGGAGCTCATGGAAAGCGGTCAGCAGGCGTTTCTCATTGAGGAAGGACTATACGAACTGAACCCCGAACCCGTCGATCTGCACAAGCTCATAGACTACGCCGTCGAGCTTCTCGATCCCATGATCGAGCAATATGGCGTGACCATCAGTTCGGACCTGCCGCCGGCGTACAGTCCGGTTATGCTCCTCGGCGAAAGATCGCTCATCATCCGCGCTCTTTCCAACCTGCTGCGCAACGCCGTGGAAGCAGAGGAAAATGGCTCCATGGTGACCGTCAGCTGCACCCGCGGCGCGGATTCAGTACTGATCGAAATCCACAACCCGAGCCCTGTGGCTCCCGCCGTGTGCGACCGATTCTTCGAAAAATACGTCAGCGACAAGCGGCACGGCGCCGGACTCGGCACATACATCGCCAAACTTGTCGTAGAGTTGCATGGCGGCGCCATATCCATGCGCACGTCCGAGCGGAGCGGAACCACCGTCACCATGAATCTCCCTATGGATTAG
- a CDS encoding FAD-dependent oxidoreductase: MKFNPFKRHADTEDGDVADTDSKTTDAGWFLPEDSRKSITKLFETLREPVSLEAYTQPGENDAPNDFLLKFVRDIAKLSSGKITLHEHSLDTDEAEKRGVDFSPTLLVDPDNYHIAYRGAPLGEEGRSFMQILMHISRRNSGLTEISREMLKELTEEREIKVFVNPSCPYCPGQVLHAFRIAVERPDLVSAVCIDSSQDPDTADRYDVGSVPHTVVNDSFDSLGLLQEERFVLETLALRTVEDLVAEAKEKGRVEGLELPGRIAEELARVELEGGHDHHHEHMDVEQMDCVIVGAGPAGLTAGIYAERSGMRAVILEKSIVGGAVALTPVVENYPGFASVAGKNLMDIMSAHAREYCDIREGEDVREIKIGKNVEVYTNRAVYVTKALILATGATWRRLEVPGADRFFGRGVNYCAACDGYLYKNKKVVIVGGGNTALTDALHLKNLGVDVTIVHRRDAFRAQQHLQDSVAEAGIPVLWNTVVKEVQGDGNDSIRGVVLENVMDGATHEMELDGVFVAIGIIPNNQLAQDLGVELDDNGFVKVDRGMRTNIPRIYAAGDLTGGVQQIVTAIGEGSVAAISAFEDIAHPYWKKKAS, from the coding sequence ATGAAGTTCAACCCCTTCAAACGACATGCGGACACGGAGGACGGAGACGTGGCGGACACGGATTCGAAGACCACCGATGCCGGCTGGTTCCTGCCCGAAGACAGCCGTAAATCAATCACCAAACTCTTTGAGACATTGCGCGAGCCGGTTTCGCTGGAAGCATATACCCAGCCCGGCGAAAACGACGCCCCCAACGATTTTCTGCTGAAATTCGTGCGTGACATCGCCAAGCTTTCTTCGGGCAAGATCACCCTGCACGAGCACAGCCTGGACACCGACGAGGCCGAAAAGCGTGGCGTGGACTTCTCCCCGACCCTGCTCGTGGATCCGGACAACTACCACATCGCCTACCGCGGCGCGCCTCTGGGCGAAGAGGGCCGCTCGTTCATGCAGATCCTCATGCACATCTCGCGGCGCAACTCCGGCCTGACAGAGATATCCCGTGAGATGCTCAAGGAACTCACGGAAGAGCGAGAGATCAAGGTCTTCGTGAACCCCAGCTGCCCCTACTGCCCCGGCCAGGTGCTCCATGCCTTCCGCATCGCCGTGGAGCGGCCCGACCTGGTGAGCGCCGTGTGCATTGATTCATCTCAGGACCCGGACACGGCCGACCGTTACGACGTAGGCTCCGTGCCCCACACCGTGGTCAACGACTCATTCGATTCCCTCGGCCTGCTTCAGGAAGAGCGCTTCGTGCTGGAAACCCTGGCGCTGCGAACCGTAGAAGATCTGGTGGCCGAAGCCAAAGAAAAGGGGCGCGTGGAAGGGTTGGAACTGCCTGGACGCATCGCGGAGGAGCTCGCCCGCGTGGAGCTGGAAGGCGGACACGACCATCACCACGAACACATGGACGTGGAGCAGATGGACTGCGTGATCGTAGGCGCCGGACCGGCCGGCCTCACCGCCGGCATCTATGCTGAACGTTCCGGCATGCGCGCAGTCATATTGGAGAAGAGCATCGTGGGCGGAGCCGTGGCTTTGACCCCGGTGGTGGAGAACTACCCCGGTTTCGCCAGCGTGGCCGGCAAGAATCTCATGGACATCATGTCCGCCCATGCCCGCGAGTACTGCGACATTCGCGAAGGCGAAGACGTGCGCGAGATAAAAATCGGCAAGAACGTAGAGGTTTACACGAACCGCGCCGTTTATGTGACCAAGGCCCTCATTCTGGCGACAGGGGCCACATGGCGCCGACTCGAGGTGCCCGGGGCGGACCGCTTTTTCGGCCGCGGTGTCAACTACTGCGCCGCGTGCGACGGTTACCTGTACAAGAACAAGAAGGTCGTCATCGTGGGGGGGGGCAATACCGCGCTCACCGACGCCCTGCACCTGAAGAACCTCGGTGTGGACGTGACAATCGTGCACCGGCGGGACGCTTTCCGCGCACAGCAACATCTTCAGGACAGCGTGGCGGAAGCCGGCATTCCTGTTCTCTGGAACACTGTGGTCAAGGAAGTGCAGGGCGACGGAAATGACTCGATCCGCGGCGTTGTGCTGGAAAACGTGATGGACGGCGCCACTCACGAGATGGAGCTCGACGGCGTGTTCGTGGCCATCGGCATCATTCCCAACAACCAACTCGCCCAGGATCTGGGCGTAGAGTTGGACGACAACGGCTTTGTCAAAGTAGACCGCGGCATGCGTACGAACATCCCGCGCATATACGCGGCCGGAGACCTGACCGGCGGTGTTCAGCAGATCGTCACCGCCATTGGCGAGGGCTCGGTGGCCGCCATCAGCGCCTTCGAGGATATCGCCCACCCGTACTGGAAGAAAAAGGCATCCTGA
- a CDS encoding SDR family oxidoreductase — MDKSPKPATYKDDANKLDTPVLVTGATGYVGGRLAPALLRQGQRVRALARSKNKLACRPWAHESSLELAEGNLLSYASMRKAMEGCRAAYYLVHSMSGSNTDFAATDRAAARVFRRAAEASGLERIVYLGGIMPPEKNISHHLQSRNEVAQILMASTVPVTVLRAAQILGAGSASFEMIRYLVERLPVMVGPKWIRTEAQPIAVGDVIRYLIGVLDAPEAANRSFDIGGPDIITYQELFEIYAQEAGLRKRLIIPAPLLSPRLSSLWIGLVTPIPAVLGMPLVRGAANRVVCHDDSIRHIVPFDPLPVRTTIRRALDKAKQRAVETCWSDAGELVPPEWLRCGDAAYAGGDVLGEAFSVTLAAPVDKVWKLVASIGGENGWYCGNALWKLRGFMDKLVGGPGLRRGRRDPEKLAVGDALDFWRVLDLRENERLLLLAEMKVPGDALLEFTLRPQGPDRTVLVQTSNFLPRGLFGIAYWWATYPLHLYIFRGTLASIARRLDAEVIDGPTWTTRKRGSECRISP, encoded by the coding sequence ATGGACAAATCGCCGAAGCCGGCTACCTACAAAGACGATGCGAACAAACTCGATACGCCTGTGCTCGTCACCGGCGCCACCGGCTACGTGGGCGGTCGCCTGGCGCCGGCCCTGCTGCGGCAGGGGCAACGTGTTCGCGCACTTGCCCGTTCTAAGAACAAGCTCGCCTGCCGGCCGTGGGCCCACGAATCCTCTCTGGAGCTGGCCGAGGGCAATCTGCTCAGCTACGCCTCCATGCGCAAGGCCATGGAAGGCTGCCGAGCCGCCTATTACCTGGTGCACTCCATGTCCGGCTCAAACACGGACTTTGCCGCCACGGACCGCGCCGCAGCCCGGGTGTTTCGCCGCGCCGCCGAGGCCTCCGGCCTGGAACGCATTGTCTATCTGGGCGGCATCATGCCGCCGGAAAAAAACATCTCTCACCACCTGCAATCGCGCAACGAGGTGGCGCAAATCCTTATGGCGTCCACCGTGCCGGTCACAGTGCTCCGCGCGGCCCAGATTCTGGGGGCGGGATCGGCCTCCTTCGAGATGATCCGCTATCTCGTGGAGCGGCTACCCGTCATGGTGGGTCCGAAATGGATTCGCACAGAGGCCCAGCCCATCGCCGTGGGCGACGTGATCCGCTACCTGATCGGCGTGCTCGATGCGCCCGAGGCCGCGAACCGCTCCTTCGACATCGGCGGCCCGGACATCATCACCTACCAGGAGCTGTTCGAAATCTATGCTCAGGAAGCCGGCCTGCGAAAGCGTCTCATCATTCCCGCCCCCCTGCTCAGCCCCAGGCTCTCCTCTCTCTGGATCGGCCTTGTGACGCCCATCCCGGCGGTCCTCGGCATGCCCCTGGTCCGGGGAGCCGCCAACCGCGTTGTCTGCCATGACGACTCGATCCGACACATCGTGCCGTTTGATCCGCTTCCGGTGCGCACGACCATTCGCCGAGCCCTGGACAAGGCGAAACAACGCGCCGTGGAAACGTGCTGGTCCGACGCGGGCGAGCTTGTGCCGCCGGAGTGGCTGCGCTGCGGCGACGCAGCCTATGCCGGGGGCGACGTGCTGGGCGAGGCGTTCTCCGTAACGCTTGCCGCGCCGGTGGACAAGGTCTGGAAGCTCGTGGCCTCCATCGGCGGCGAGAACGGCTGGTACTGCGGCAACGCACTCTGGAAACTGCGCGGTTTCATGGACAAGCTCGTGGGCGGCCCGGGCCTGCGCCGCGGCCGGCGAGACCCCGAAAAACTCGCTGTGGGCGACGCGCTGGACTTCTGGCGCGTGCTCGACCTGCGCGAGAACGAACGCTTGTTGCTGCTCGCCGAAATGAAAGTGCCTGGAGATGCGCTTCTGGAGTTCACCCTGCGGCCTCAGGGACCTGACAGGACCGTGCTGGTCCAGACCTCCAACTTCCTGCCCCGCGGTCTGTTCGGCATCGCCTATTGGTGGGCGACATATCCGCTGCACCTGTACATCTTCCGGGGTACGCTGGCTTCCATAGCCAGACGCCTGGACGCAGAAGTGATCGACGGCCCCACCTGGACCACCCGGAAGCGCGGCAGCGAATGCAGGATTTCCCCATGA
- a CDS encoding HAD family hydrolase, which produces MSRYDLICLDYDGTLMHSVPAIAAALGEVFTEFGLEPPAEDVVRAAVGMGIRETFLQLHPGFGEEQLEQGIVRYRAVYSAHEQTKSRLFPRVLETMKELAARGHRMTVVSNKGRQVLEESVARLGLAEYVDLVVGDRPGYAKKPDARVWDEDVSPAFPGIAPERVLMVGDAYPDMAFARAVGMAACFATWGYGDRAACLELGPRHVIDAFDELVEIFE; this is translated from the coding sequence ATGTCACGCTACGATCTGATCTGCCTTGATTACGACGGCACGTTGATGCACAGCGTGCCGGCCATTGCCGCAGCGCTTGGAGAGGTCTTCACGGAGTTCGGTCTGGAGCCGCCGGCTGAGGATGTGGTGCGCGCAGCCGTGGGCATGGGCATTCGGGAAACGTTTTTGCAATTGCACCCGGGGTTCGGCGAAGAGCAGCTGGAACAAGGCATTGTGCGCTACCGCGCCGTGTATTCGGCGCATGAACAGACGAAGTCCCGGCTGTTCCCCCGAGTGCTGGAGACGATGAAGGAGCTTGCCGCGCGCGGCCACAGAATGACCGTGGTCTCCAACAAGGGCAGGCAGGTGCTCGAAGAGTCGGTGGCTCGGCTAGGGCTGGCAGAGTATGTGGACCTGGTGGTGGGCGACAGGCCCGGCTATGCCAAGAAGCCGGACGCCAGGGTCTGGGACGAGGACGTGTCGCCGGCGTTTCCTGGCATTGCGCCGGAGCGTGTGCTCATGGTGGGCGACGCCTACCCGGACATGGCCTTTGCCCGCGCGGTGGGCATGGCGGCGTGTTTCGCCACCTGGGGCTACGGAGACAGGGCGGCGTGCCTGGAGCTCGGACCCCGGCACGTCATTGATGCGTTCGATGAGCTTGTCGAGATATTTGAGTGA
- the tkt gene encoding transketolase, with protein sequence MSQSPSPRELANAVRFLAMDAVQQANSGHPGAPMGMADFAQVVWCDFMKHNPTNPAWWDRDRLVLSGGHASMLLYAMLHLSGYDLSLDDIKNFRQLHSRTPGHPEYGLTPGVETTTGPLGQGICNAVGFALAEKILAATYNRPGHPVVDHNTYCFLGDGDLMEGISHEACSLAGTLKLGKLIALWDDNRISIEGNVDEWFADDTAKRFEAYGWHVVACVDGHDAEAVRQAVAAAKAETERPSIICCRTEIGHGAPTVCGSERCHGSPLGAEEIEKARENLGWPHEPFHVPDALYAGWDLREKGAQTEASWDQAWAAYAKEFPELAEEFARRMRGELPANWEEESGKFIAGVRDAAEDKATRKASQAALNGYGPLLPELLGGSADLAGSNGTLWSGSKHITPNDAAGNNMRYGVREFAMGAIMNALTLHGGFIPFGGTFLVFSDYMRNAMRLAALMELRTIYVLTHDSIGVGEDGPTHQPVEHVSSLRIMPNMDVWRPCDTVETAVAWKCAIESEKTPSSLVLSRQGLPFMQRNAEQVENIVKGGYILRDAEDGNPEAIIIATGSEVSLAMSAADALARKGRSVRVVSMPCADRFDQQDDAYKLQVLPAEVEARVAVEAGSTGLWFKYVGGKGTVIGMDRYGESAPGKTLFEFFGFTVDNVVEAVESVLGE encoded by the coding sequence ATGAGCCAGTCTCCCTCGCCCCGCGAGCTTGCCAACGCGGTGCGTTTTCTCGCCATGGACGCTGTCCAGCAAGCCAACTCCGGCCATCCCGGCGCGCCCATGGGCATGGCCGACTTCGCCCAGGTCGTCTGGTGCGATTTCATGAAGCATAACCCCACCAACCCCGCATGGTGGGACCGCGACCGGCTCGTGCTTTCCGGCGGCCATGCCTCCATGCTGCTCTACGCCATGCTGCACCTTTCCGGGTATGATCTGAGCCTGGACGACATAAAGAATTTCCGGCAGCTGCATTCCAGAACGCCCGGCCACCCCGAGTACGGTTTGACCCCCGGCGTGGAGACCACCACCGGCCCCCTCGGCCAGGGAATCTGCAACGCCGTTGGGTTCGCCCTGGCGGAAAAGATTCTCGCAGCCACGTACAACCGCCCCGGCCACCCCGTGGTGGACCATAACACCTACTGCTTCCTGGGCGACGGCGATCTCATGGAAGGCATTTCCCACGAGGCCTGTTCCCTGGCCGGCACGCTCAAGCTGGGCAAGCTCATCGCCCTCTGGGACGACAACCGCATTTCCATTGAAGGCAACGTGGACGAGTGGTTCGCGGACGACACGGCCAAACGCTTCGAGGCGTATGGTTGGCACGTCGTCGCATGCGTGGACGGCCACGACGCCGAGGCGGTGCGTCAGGCCGTGGCGGCGGCCAAGGCAGAGACCGAGCGGCCTTCCATCATCTGCTGTCGCACCGAAATAGGGCACGGCGCGCCCACGGTCTGCGGCAGCGAGCGTTGCCACGGCTCTCCCCTCGGCGCGGAAGAGATCGAAAAGGCCCGCGAGAATCTGGGCTGGCCCCATGAGCCGTTCCATGTGCCGGACGCGCTGTACGCCGGCTGGGACCTGCGCGAAAAGGGCGCGCAGACGGAAGCTTCCTGGGACCAGGCATGGGCCGCATACGCCAAGGAATTTCCAGAGCTTGCGGAGGAGTTTGCCCGCCGGATGCGCGGAGAGCTGCCCGCAAACTGGGAGGAGGAGTCCGGGAAGTTCATCGCCGGCGTGCGGGATGCCGCCGAAGACAAGGCCACGCGCAAGGCCTCCCAGGCGGCGCTGAACGGCTATGGTCCGCTCCTGCCCGAGCTGCTGGGCGGTTCGGCAGATCTGGCCGGCTCCAACGGCACGCTGTGGTCCGGCTCCAAGCACATCACGCCGAACGACGCAGCCGGCAACAACATGCGGTACGGCGTCCGCGAGTTCGCCATGGGCGCCATAATGAACGCCTTGACGCTGCACGGCGGGTTCATCCCGTTCGGCGGCACATTCCTCGTGTTCTCGGATTACATGCGAAACGCCATGCGCCTGGCAGCGCTGATGGAACTGCGGACCATCTACGTGCTCACCCACGACTCCATCGGCGTGGGGGAGGACGGCCCCACTCACCAGCCCGTGGAGCACGTCTCGTCCCTGCGGATCATGCCCAACATGGATGTCTGGCGCCCCTGCGACACGGTGGAGACGGCCGTGGCCTGGAAATGCGCCATCGAGAGTGAGAAAACGCCCTCCTCGCTGGTGCTCAGCCGCCAGGGCCTGCCCTTCATGCAACGCAACGCCGAGCAGGTCGAAAACATCGTCAAAGGCGGCTACATTCTACGCGATGCCGAAGACGGCAATCCCGAGGCCATCATCATCGCCACAGGTTCCGAAGTATCCCTGGCCATGTCCGCGGCGGATGCCCTCGCCCGGAAGGGCCGGTCGGTTCGGGTTGTATCCATGCCGTGCGCGGATCGTTTTGATCAGCAGGATGATGCGTACAAGCTGCAGGTCCTTCCGGCCGAGGTCGAAGCCCGCGTGGCTGTGGAGGCGGGAAGCACGGGTCTGTGGTTCAAATATGTCGGCGGAAAGGGTACAGTAATCGGGATGGACCGCTACGGCGAATCTGCGCCGGGCAAAACGCTGTTCGAGTTTTTCGGTTTCACTGTGGACAACGTCGTCGAGGCCGTCGAATCGGTGCTCGGCGAGTAA
- a CDS encoding phosphoglycerate kinase, whose translation MAVQSMKDVELGGKRVLIREDFNVPLKDGVVQDDTRIRMALPTIRAALDAGAHVILMSHMGRPKEGEFDEALSLKPVAAALEKALDQPVELVRDWEGGVDAGPDKILLLENIRFAKGEKADDDELGRKLAALCDVFVFDAFGAAHRAQASTHSVMKHAPVVVAGLLMEKELDSLGKAIENPQRPLVAILGGAKVSSKLGVLKNLVSKVDVLIVGGGIANTFLAAAGKNVGKSLHEPDLIEDAKAIMKMAEEKGVEMPLPEDAVIASELSKNARPHLESVDVINDEDMILDIGPQTAKKYGDLIKGAKTVLWNGPVGAFEYDQFAGGTKVLGYAIKDSEAFSVVGGGDVVSALEMFGLADGVSYISTGGGSFLEFVEGKELPAVKLLKERSAG comes from the coding sequence GTGGCAGTGCAGAGCATGAAGGACGTGGAGCTCGGTGGGAAACGGGTCCTCATCCGCGAGGACTTCAATGTGCCGCTCAAGGACGGCGTGGTGCAGGACGACACCCGCATCCGCATGGCGCTGCCCACCATACGGGCCGCCCTGGACGCTGGCGCGCATGTCATTCTGATGAGCCACATGGGCCGGCCCAAGGAAGGCGAGTTCGATGAAGCGCTCTCCCTGAAGCCCGTGGCCGCGGCGTTGGAAAAAGCTCTGGACCAGCCCGTGGAACTCGTGCGGGACTGGGAAGGCGGCGTGGACGCCGGTCCGGACAAAATCCTGCTCCTGGAGAATATCCGCTTCGCCAAGGGCGAGAAGGCTGATGACGACGAGCTGGGCAGGAAGCTCGCCGCTCTGTGCGACGTTTTCGTGTTCGACGCCTTCGGCGCGGCCCATCGTGCGCAGGCGTCGACTCATTCCGTCATGAAGCACGCACCCGTGGTCGTGGCGGGTCTCCTCATGGAAAAAGAGTTGGACAGCCTGGGCAAGGCTATCGAGAATCCGCAACGGCCTCTCGTGGCTATTCTCGGCGGCGCCAAGGTCTCCTCCAAACTCGGTGTGCTCAAGAACCTTGTCTCCAAGGTGGATGTGCTCATCGTGGGCGGCGGCATCGCCAATACGTTCCTCGCCGCCGCCGGCAAAAACGTGGGTAAATCGCTCCATGAACCGGACCTTATCGAGGACGCCAAGGCCATAATGAAGATGGCCGAGGAAAAAGGCGTGGAGATGCCTTTGCCGGAAGATGCGGTCATCGCTTCCGAGCTTTCCAAAAACGCCCGGCCCCATCTGGAGTCCGTGGATGTGATCAACGACGAGGACATGATCCTGGACATCGGTCCACAGACGGCCAAGAAGTACGGGGATCTCATCAAGGGAGCGAAAACCGTGCTCTGGAACGGTCCTGTGGGAGCCTTCGAGTATGACCAGTTCGCCGGCGGCACCAAGGTTCTTGGCTACGCCATCAAAGATTCCGAAGCCTTCAGCGTGGTCGGCGGCGGCGATGTCGTCTCGGCTCTGGAAATGTTCGGCCTGGCCGACGGCGTTTCGTACATATCCACCGGCGGCGGGTCCTTCCTGGAGTTCGTGGAGGGCAAGGAGCTGCCGGCCGTGAAGCTGCTCAAGGAACGCAGCGCCGGATAG
- a CDS encoding RidA family protein produces the protein MQTVHTDKAPKAVGPYSQAVIAGGVAYCSGQLGLDPATMTLREGVEAQARQALANMAAVLEAAGSSPSRVVKATVFVADMADFPVVNGIYEEFFGEHKPARSTIQVAGLPLGGLVEMECVALTE, from the coding sequence ATGCAGACAGTGCACACGGACAAAGCTCCCAAGGCCGTGGGCCCTTACTCCCAGGCCGTGATTGCCGGCGGCGTGGCCTATTGTTCGGGACAGCTCGGACTCGACCCCGCAACCATGACGCTCAGAGAGGGCGTGGAGGCGCAGGCGCGGCAGGCGCTGGCCAACATGGCCGCGGTGCTGGAGGCGGCTGGGTCGTCGCCGTCGCGGGTGGTCAAGGCGACGGTCTTCGTCGCCGACATGGCGGATTTCCCCGTGGTGAACGGTATCTATGAGGAGTTCTTCGGCGAGCACAAACCGGCGCGTTCCACCATACAGGTGGCCGGCCTGCCGCTGGGCGGTCTGGTGGAGATGGAGTGCGTGGCGCTGACCGAATGA
- the rpe gene encoding ribulose-phosphate 3-epimerase has protein sequence MSGLDRKRPSPILSPSLLSSDFSRLGEELEALKDAGLEWVHWDVMDGMFVPNITLGPPIIKKARKRSDLFFDVHLMIEKPERYLEEFADAGSDLLVVHAEASLHLERTISEIKRLGMKAGVALNPHTPLDHVHYLLPELDLVLIMTVNPGFGGQSFIEFTKEKIRDLAQEVARRSADTIIQVDGGVTAENAGELVSLGADCLVSGSAFFGHPPYAERHQTFRRAMDMGAGIAV, from the coding sequence ATGTCAGGACTCGATCGTAAACGCCCCTCCCCCATTCTCTCGCCTTCGCTGCTTTCGTCCGACTTCTCCCGCCTGGGCGAGGAGCTGGAAGCCCTCAAAGACGCCGGGCTGGAGTGGGTCCACTGGGATGTGATGGACGGCATGTTCGTGCCTAACATCACCCTGGGGCCGCCCATCATCAAGAAGGCGCGCAAACGCAGCGACCTCTTCTTCGACGTCCACCTGATGATCGAGAAGCCCGAGCGGTATCTTGAAGAATTCGCCGACGCCGGCAGCGATCTGCTTGTGGTCCATGCCGAGGCGAGCCTGCATCTGGAGCGCACCATCAGCGAGATCAAGCGACTCGGCATGAAGGCAGGCGTGGCCCTCAACCCGCACACGCCATTGGACCACGTGCATTACCTGCTGCCCGAGCTCGATCTCGTACTCATCATGACAGTGAACCCCGGCTTCGGCGGCCAGTCGTTCATCGAGTTCACCAAAGAGAAGATTCGCGATCTCGCTCAGGAGGTCGCCAGACGCAGCGCGGACACCATCATCCAGGTGGACGGCGGCGTGACTGCCGAGAATGCCGGCGAACTGGTCTCCCTGGGCGCCGATTGTCTGGTATCCGGCTCCGCCTTTTTCGGACACCCGCCGTATGCGGAACGGCACCAGACATTCCGCCGCGCAATGGACATGGGCGCGGGCATCGCCGTGTAA
- a CDS encoding MerR family transcriptional regulator: MSGESKAYKIGEAAELLGLKTYVLRFWETEFPQLRPKRSSTGQRVYTQKHIEMLRTIQHLLHEEGLTIDGARKRLKETMGPPPEALIGHVVEELEAMRRLLSGGTKP, translated from the coding sequence ATGTCCGGTGAATCCAAGGCATACAAGATAGGCGAAGCGGCCGAGTTGCTCGGCCTGAAAACCTATGTGCTGCGGTTCTGGGAGACCGAGTTTCCGCAGCTCAGGCCCAAACGCTCGTCCACCGGCCAGCGCGTCTACACGCAAAAGCACATCGAAATGCTGCGCACCATCCAGCACCTGCTCCACGAGGAAGGGCTGACCATAGACGGGGCGCGCAAACGATTGAAGGAAACAATGGGCCCGCCGCCGGAAGCGCTCATCGGCCATGTGGTGGAAGAGCTCGAGGCCATGCGCCGGCTGTTGTCCGGCGGGACCAAACCATGA